TTGATATTTGATGTAATATCTATAATATACACAAACATTTATATAAATTTTGAAAAGGGGGGTAAAATCAGAAAATATGAAGATAAAAAGAAAAATTTTAATTACTATATCCATAATATCATTATTATTTGTAGGATGTAGCAATACAAATAGTAATCAAAATATGAAAGTTGAGTCTAAACAAGAACAAAATGAATTAAATAAAGCTAGTTTAGATGATATAGAGCATGATGTACCATATGCTAATTTAGATACTGGGGAAATTGATATAGAAATTATTAATGAGAGATATAATAATGTAGATAAACAAAAATTAAATTATGATGCTATAGATATAGAAGCTCTAGTAGAGGAGCATAATAATAACCCTGATAATATGAGTAAAATATATATAGCAGAACAACCAAATAGTGATACTTCATACAAAACTATATTAGAAGGCTATTCATATATATCAGAAGGAAATGTATTTAATTTTACTTATGAAGAGGCTATAGAGTTAGCGAAAAAGGTATTACCAGATGATATAGAGGAAGTTGATTATACACTAAATAAAGAACTAAATACGGAGTACAAGTATTATACATCTTCTAAAGGAAACTTTAGAGTTGATTTACGTTATGCAAATGATTTTAGTAATAAAGATATTGATGAAATACATAAGGATAGTATTATTGCTATAAGTTATAGCAAAGAGTTTAAATAATATATATTATTTGAAGATAAATAATTTTAATATAATGCGAACTAAATCAAGAGTTGTATTTGATTATTCATACAACTCTTGATTTTTTATTATTCAAAATTTATCTAATTTCAACATTGTGTTAAAACATAGCCATATAAAAAAATAGAACCTAATTTAATTAGGTTCTATTTTTTTATTTACCGTATTTAAAGTTTATTTAAAGCTCTTTCCTACTAGGTGATTTTTCAATATAAATTATATCTAACTTTATATAAAATTTATTTAAATTTATTCATTAACATTTGTATATTATTTTGATGTGCTGTATCTAATTTATTAGAACTATGAGTTTTAGAGTTTAAAAAGTGTATATCCACATGTCCATCTGCACCATTATTCTTTACAGAATCATAATTTATTCCTGGGCCATAATTGTCACTTCTATTTTTGCTTGTATATTCTCTAGCAGGTTCACTATCTAATCCTGAATGAGGCATACCAGTCATTGAAGCTCCATATACTTTTCCATTAACATGAACTAATACAGGTCTTCTAGTCCAACTAAATCCACCCCATATACTCTTCATTGTAGCTGTATCTACTGCTGTAAGAGGCTCTACATCAGCATGATTTGTTCCACCAGTTCTTATTAATTTAAATTTCTTTCCAGTATTATAATCCTCAACAGTAAAAGCATTGTTTAAATTTGATGCATAATCATCTCTTACTAATATGTTTTTTCCTTCTTTAAACCAATCTGGGAATAACACTTCTCCCTGCGTTTCGGGTTTAGTATTTTCTATTGGATTTGTAGTTGATAAATATTGACTACTCATATATCCAGTTTTTCCATTATACATTATTTTAGACCAATTACCACTACTACTTATATACTCTACTTTATCTCCTTTGTTTAATTTCATAATAGATGTATATGAAGTTGATGGCCCTGTTCTAACATTAACCGAATTACCTGTTACATATTTTGTTATATGTGTATTATCATCAGTATTTGTTTTATCTGATACATATTTACTAAATACATATCCTA
The Romboutsia ilealis genome window above contains:
- a CDS encoding SH3 domain-containing protein; amino-acid sequence: MKLLKRNILAITLASMHIMGSGYNVNALETKTKSNNIVRTITYMEVTGNSVNVRTGPSTSYTSIMKLNKGDKVEYISSSGNWSKVRYNEKEGYISNTYIKSVSTTSTSTDIRQITGNSVNFRKGPGTNYSVIRSFQKGTKVEFISKENDWVKVNYNGTVGYVFSKYVSDKTNTDDNTHITKYVTGNSVNVRTGPSTSYTSIMKLNKGDKVEYISSSGNWSKIMYNGKTGYMSSQYLSTTNPIENTKPETQGEVLFPDWFKEGKNILVRDDYASNLNNAFTVEDYNTGKKFKLIRTGGTNHADVEPLTAVDTATMKSIWGGFSWTRRPVLVHVNGKVYGASMTGMPHSGLDSEPAREYTSKNRSDNYGPGINYDSVKNNGADGHVDIHFLNSKTHSSNKLDTAHQNNIQMLMNKFK